A genome region from Deinococcus ruber includes the following:
- a CDS encoding nuclear transport factor 2 family protein, which translates to MTAGIQTAEALVRGQLDAYNARDLETFVSFFDDDIEAFLMPSQLLYQGKDELRHRHAVRFQEPDLYAALLHRRVIGDFVIDQEAVTRNFPEGRGQFDVAATYQIENGKIRRMWYVMGTPRIEAGEG; encoded by the coding sequence ATGACGGCTGGAATACAGACCGCTGAAGCGTTGGTGAGGGGTCAGCTGGACGCCTACAACGCCCGCGACCTGGAAACCTTCGTGAGCTTTTTTGACGATGACATCGAAGCTTTTCTGATGCCCAGCCAGTTACTGTATCAGGGCAAAGACGAACTGCGTCACCGTCACGCCGTCCGGTTTCAGGAGCCAGACTTATACGCCGCACTCTTACACCGCCGTGTCATTGGCGATTTTGTGATCGATCAGGAAGCCGTGACGCGCAATTTTCCAGAAGGCAGAGGCCAGTTTGACGTAGCCGCGACGTACCAGATTGAAAACGGCAAAATCCGGCGGATGTGGTACGTGATGGGAACACCGAGGATTGAGGCTGGCGAGGGCTGA
- a CDS encoding aminotransferase class III-fold pyridoxal phosphate-dependent enzyme: protein MPEMHPDSQHIIEENREFTMFSWSVQNQANPIHMTGGKGSHFFDGSGNAWLDMASQLVSINVGHQHPKILQAIKDQVDTMCFAGPGFATDVRAELGRKLSEVTGLAKSFFTLGGSEANENAMKMARLYTGRPKIITRYRSYHGATMGSMTASGDPRRWPVEPGVPGIVRVFDPYMYRPPLGMTAEQWEEGCISHIEEVIQMEGPHTIAAIMVEGITGSNGVLVPPDSYYPRLRALCDKYSILLITDEVMSGFGRTGTWLATQHYGIKPDIVTCAKGLTSGYMPLGAVIVNDKIADYFETHFLAGGLTYSGHPVSLAAAIANIKVYEEENIFEHVRELGVHLGQRLEAMKRKFACVGDVRYIGLFSVLELVKDKATKEPLAPFNGTSPEMGKLAAHLKSKHIYAMLRFNWAFVCPPLVITKEELDHGLDMYEEALALVDQMILGPVAAD, encoded by the coding sequence ATGCCGGAAATGCATCCCGATAGCCAGCACATCATCGAAGAAAACCGCGAGTTCACCATGTTCTCGTGGAGCGTCCAGAATCAGGCCAACCCCATCCACATGACGGGTGGCAAAGGTTCGCATTTCTTCGACGGCAGCGGCAATGCCTGGCTCGATATGGCCTCGCAGCTCGTCAGCATCAACGTGGGCCACCAGCATCCCAAGATTTTGCAGGCCATCAAGGATCAGGTCGATACCATGTGCTTTGCTGGCCCCGGGTTCGCCACCGATGTGCGTGCCGAACTGGGTCGCAAACTGAGCGAAGTGACCGGACTCGCCAAGAGCTTTTTTACGCTGGGCGGCAGCGAGGCCAACGAGAACGCCATGAAGATGGCCCGCCTGTACACCGGACGGCCCAAGATCATCACGCGCTACCGCAGCTATCACGGCGCGACGATGGGCAGCATGACCGCTTCGGGCGATCCGCGCCGCTGGCCCGTCGAACCCGGCGTTCCCGGCATCGTGCGGGTGTTCGACCCGTACATGTACCGCCCGCCGCTGGGCATGACCGCCGAGCAGTGGGAAGAAGGCTGCATCTCGCATATCGAAGAAGTGATTCAGATGGAGGGGCCGCACACCATCGCCGCCATCATGGTGGAGGGCATTACCGGCAGTAACGGTGTGCTGGTGCCGCCCGACAGCTATTACCCCCGTCTGCGGGCGCTGTGCGACAAATACAGCATCCTGCTGATTACCGACGAAGTGATGAGCGGTTTCGGGCGCACCGGAACGTGGCTGGCGACCCAGCACTACGGCATCAAGCCCGACATCGTGACCTGTGCCAAAGGCCTGACCAGCGGGTATATGCCTCTGGGCGCGGTGATCGTGAACGACAAGATCGCCGACTATTTCGAAACGCATTTTCTGGCAGGCGGTCTGACCTACAGCGGGCATCCGGTCAGCCTCGCGGCGGCGATTGCCAACATCAAGGTGTACGAGGAAGAGAACATCTTCGAGCATGTGCGCGAACTGGGCGTGCATCTGGGGCAGCGTCTGGAAGCCATGAAGCGCAAGTTCGCCTGCGTGGGCGACGTACGCTACATCGGCCTGTTCAGCGTGCTGGAACTGGTGAAAGACAAGGCCACCAAAGAGCCGCTCGCGCCCTTCAACGGCACCTCGCCGGAAATGGGCAAGCTGGCCGCGCACCTGAAAAGCAAGCACATCTACGCCATGTTGCGCTTCAACTGGGCTTTTGTGTGCCCGCCGCTGGTCATTACCAAAGAGGAACTCGATCACGGCCTGGATATGTACGAGGAAGCACTGGCCCTGGTGGATCAGATGATTTTGGGGCCGGTGGCGGCTGATTAA
- a CDS encoding ABC transporter permease yields the protein MTTAPAPAATRPARRPSNLVPMLVVAAMVLLLYWPLMLWANVGPAARSLASGADLGCPTALACATQLHNPVLPAPGQFLDGLKTLSLPPTAETSVPYNAVVTGGETLLGLGLACVVGLVLAVLLVLSRSFERATLPWLVASQTVPIVAIAPMLAVLLGQWGVQGFIPKALIAAFIAFFPIAVGVSRGLRSPDALQLDLLRTYNATPVQVFTRLRFPASLPYLFTALKVAATAALVGSIVAEISTISFSGLGKMLAENSRASDTIALWVIMLYGALLGVVLVGLVGLLERLVTPWRAAR from the coding sequence ATGACCACCGCGCCCGCCCCGGCTGCCACTCGCCCGGCCCGCCGCCCATCCAACCTCGTGCCGATGCTGGTGGTGGCGGCTATGGTACTGCTGCTGTACTGGCCGCTGATGCTGTGGGCCAACGTCGGCCCGGCGGCGCGGTCGCTGGCGAGCGGCGCGGATCTGGGTTGCCCCACCGCGCTGGCGTGCGCGACTCAGCTTCACAATCCGGTGTTGCCCGCACCGGGGCAATTTCTGGACGGCCTGAAAACCCTGAGCCTGCCGCCCACTGCCGAGACGAGTGTGCCGTATAACGCCGTGGTGACGGGCGGCGAGACGCTGCTGGGGCTGGGGCTGGCCTGCGTGGTGGGGCTGGTGCTGGCGGTGCTGCTGGTGCTCAGCCGCAGTTTCGAGCGGGCGACCCTGCCGTGGCTGGTGGCCTCGCAGACAGTGCCGATTGTCGCCATCGCGCCGATGCTGGCGGTGTTGCTGGGGCAGTGGGGCGTGCAGGGCTTCATTCCCAAAGCGCTGATTGCCGCTTTCATCGCCTTCTTTCCCATCGCGGTGGGTGTGAGCCGGGGGCTGCGGAGCCCCGACGCGCTGCAACTCGACCTGCTGCGTACCTACAACGCCACGCCCGTGCAGGTCTTTACCCGGCTGCGTTTTCCGGCGAGCCTGCCGTACCTGTTCACGGCGCTGAAGGTGGCGGCGACGGCGGCACTGGTGGGCAGCATCGTGGCCGAGATCAGCACCATCAGTTTTTCGGGCCTGGGCAAGATGCTGGCCGAGAACTCGCGGGCCTCCGACACCATCGCGCTGTGGGTCATCATGCTGTACGGGGCGCTGCTGGGCGTGGTGCTGGTGGGGCTGGTGGGGCTGCTCGAAAGGCTGGTGACGCCGTGGCGAGCCGCACGATGA
- a CDS encoding ABC transporter substrate-binding protein — protein sequence MKKLAPLTALLAAALLASSAGAQQLVKVKLQLKWFPQAQFAGFFEAQAKGYFKAEGLDVQLLPIGDQSPIQTVATGAADFGTTWITDLLTARQQGIPVVHIAQIFQKSGYTLVALKSSNLTKPEDFKGKRVGVWPSGNEYPAVALLKKYGLTTSLDSTVANPSVQAVTYPFDPSIVFPDKVDLVSAMTYNEVDQIVGLGYSLDKLQIFHASDYGINLLEDLMFTSQKVLDDKNFKGSGLSGREVAARLVRASIKGWNYAVRNQAEAVGTVLVNCGNTCKGSGTRSSAAGHQTWQMAEVAKLYNAGPTLKGMAGYLDPAVYKANVALLKSLGILKADPAAGAVDYGVWQMATGKKVK from the coding sequence ATGAAGAAACTCGCCCCACTGACCGCCCTGCTCGCCGCCGCCCTGCTCGCTTCCAGCGCAGGTGCTCAGCAGCTCGTAAAGGTGAAACTCCAGCTCAAGTGGTTTCCGCAGGCGCAGTTCGCGGGCTTCTTCGAGGCGCAGGCCAAAGGCTATTTCAAGGCCGAGGGGCTGGACGTGCAGCTGCTGCCCATCGGAGATCAGTCGCCCATCCAGACGGTGGCAACCGGGGCCGCCGACTTCGGCACCACCTGGATTACCGACCTGCTGACGGCGCGGCAGCAGGGGATTCCGGTGGTGCACATCGCCCAGATCTTCCAGAAGAGCGGCTATACGCTGGTGGCCCTGAAGAGCAGCAACCTGACCAAGCCGGAAGACTTCAAGGGCAAGCGCGTGGGCGTGTGGCCCAGCGGCAACGAATACCCCGCCGTGGCGCTGCTGAAGAAGTACGGCCTGACCACCAGCCTCGATTCCACCGTCGCCAACCCCAGCGTGCAGGCAGTCACGTACCCCTTTGACCCCAGCATCGTCTTTCCCGATAAGGTCGATCTGGTGTCGGCCATGACCTACAACGAAGTCGATCAGATCGTGGGGCTGGGCTACAGCCTCGACAAACTCCAGATTTTCCACGCGTCCGACTACGGCATCAATCTGCTGGAAGACCTGATGTTCACGTCTCAGAAGGTGCTGGACGACAAGAATTTCAAGGGCAGCGGCCTGAGCGGGCGCGAGGTGGCTGCGCGGCTGGTGCGGGCGAGCATCAAGGGCTGGAATTACGCGGTTCGCAATCAGGCCGAGGCTGTCGGGACGGTGCTGGTCAACTGCGGAAACACCTGCAAAGGCAGCGGCACCAGAAGCAGCGCCGCCGGACACCAGACCTGGCAGATGGCCGAAGTCGCCAAGCTGTACAACGCTGGCCCCACCCTGAAGGGCATGGCAGGCTACCTTGATCCCGCCGTGTACAAAGCAAACGTGGCGCTGCTGAAGAGCCTGGGCATTCTGAAGGCCGATCCGGCGGCGGGCGCGGTGGATTACGGCGTGTGGCAGATGGCTACGGGGAAGAAGGTGAAGTAA
- a CDS encoding ABC transporter ATP-binding protein, protein MTQVSTKPPIVSIRDLQMVFPVPGGQTVALKDATLSIEQGEFISLIGPSGCGKTTLLRLLADLVQPTGGELLIAGQAPSVARQNRQYGYVFQAPALMEWRNVLQNVMLPLQLMNHPVATRQARAREMLKLVGLEKFERSYPWQLSGGMQQRVSIARALAFDPPLLFMDEPFGALDEITRENLNLELLRLWRETGKTVIFVTHSIPEAVFLSTRVVVMTARPGKIEGIVKVDLPQPRSDETRESVRFFEIATEIRELLKKGHA, encoded by the coding sequence TTGACGCAGGTTTCTACCAAGCCGCCCATCGTTTCCATCCGCGACCTCCAGATGGTTTTTCCGGTTCCCGGCGGGCAGACGGTGGCCCTGAAAGACGCCACGCTCAGCATCGAGCAGGGGGAATTCATCTCGCTGATCGGGCCGTCTGGCTGCGGCAAGACCACGCTGCTGCGGCTGCTGGCCGATCTGGTGCAGCCGACCGGCGGCGAACTGCTGATCGCGGGGCAGGCTCCCAGCGTGGCGCGGCAGAACCGCCAGTACGGCTACGTGTTTCAGGCTCCGGCGCTGATGGAGTGGCGCAACGTGCTGCAAAACGTGATGCTGCCGCTGCAACTGATGAACCACCCGGTCGCCACCCGGCAGGCCCGCGCCCGCGAGATGCTGAAACTGGTGGGCCTGGAAAAGTTCGAGCGCTCGTATCCGTGGCAACTGTCGGGCGGCATGCAGCAGCGCGTCAGCATCGCCCGCGCCCTGGCCTTCGATCCGCCGCTGCTGTTCATGGATGAACCGTTCGGCGCACTCGACGAGATCACCCGCGAGAATCTGAATCTGGAGCTGCTGCGGCTGTGGCGCGAGACGGGCAAAACCGTGATTTTCGTGACGCACAGCATCCCCGAAGCCGTCTTCCTGAGTACCCGCGTGGTGGTCATGACCGCCCGGCCCGGCAAGATCGAGGGCATCGTGAAAGTGGATCTGCCGCAGCCACGCAGCGACGAAACCCGCGAGAGCGTGCGCTTCTTCGAGATCGCCACCGAAATCCGCGAACTGCTGAAGAAAGGGCATGCGTGA
- a CDS encoding ABC transporter permease: MASRTMTLQRTVPRRSTGPLLLGAGLLGLLVLALLLARQDAPASALPWATGVLLCLLLSALGIRSLAAGESRAARVLPAACTLLAAVLAAEALLRANAVPAGLIPTPSKVLAALWNARVVLLQDTLYTFLLEALLGFVVGTLAGLLLSLLVVRFSFLERGLLPYAALFSSIPIVALAPVVVKAIGLDWPSKLVVVAITVLFPVVVNTVRGLQSALPLHLDLMRTYAATPAQTFREVRVPTALPFVFNALKIGSTLALISAIVAEFFGTDGHGLGFRIQIEVGRFNLDIVWAAIVLASIVGIAFFGVINALERRFVGTGREA; encoded by the coding sequence GTGGCGAGCCGCACGATGACGCTGCAACGCACCGTTCCCCGCCGCAGCACCGGCCCGCTGTTGCTGGGTGCAGGGCTGCTGGGGCTGCTGGTGCTGGCCCTGCTGCTGGCCCGGCAGGACGCGCCCGCTTCGGCCCTGCCCTGGGCCACCGGGGTACTGCTGTGCCTGCTCCTGAGTGCGCTGGGAATCCGCTCGCTGGCCGCAGGCGAAAGCCGGGCCGCCCGCGTTCTGCCTGCCGCCTGTACGCTGCTGGCGGCGGTGCTGGCGGCAGAAGCATTGCTGCGGGCCAACGCGGTTCCGGCGGGCCTGATTCCCACGCCCAGCAAGGTGCTGGCGGCGCTGTGGAATGCCCGCGTGGTGCTGCTGCAAGACACGCTGTATACCTTCCTGCTCGAAGCGCTGCTGGGGTTCGTGGTCGGCACGCTGGCCGGGCTGCTGCTGTCGCTGCTGGTGGTGCGCTTTTCCTTTCTGGAACGCGGCCTGTTGCCCTACGCGGCGCTGTTTTCCAGCATTCCTATCGTGGCGCTGGCCCCGGTGGTGGTCAAGGCCATCGGGCTGGACTGGCCCAGCAAGCTGGTGGTGGTCGCCATCACGGTGCTGTTTCCGGTGGTGGTCAATACCGTGCGCGGGCTGCAATCGGCCCTCCCGCTGCACCTCGACCTGATGCGAACCTACGCCGCCACCCCCGCCCAGACCTTCCGCGAAGTGCGCGTGCCCACCGCGCTCCCCTTCGTCTTCAATGCCCTCAAGATCGGCAGCACCCTGGCGCTCATCTCGGCCATCGTCGCGGAGTTCTTCGGCACCGACGGGCACGGGCTGGGCTTCCGCATTCAGATCGAGGTAGGCCGGTTCAATCTCGATATCGTCTGGGCAGCCATCGTGCTCGCCAGCATCGTCGGTATCGCCTTTTTCGGTGTCATCAATGCGCTCGAACGCCGCTTCGTGGGAACCGGGCGGGAGGCGTGA
- a CDS encoding CoA-acylating methylmalonate-semialdehyde dehydrogenase, whose protein sequence is MTATAEPSSTVQTLTHWLNNAPAAGQSGRTAPVYNPATGQVQAQVPLASAAELDAAVQIATAAAKKWRATALGKRSEVIFKFRELLVARKDELARIITREHGKVHSDALGEIARGIENVEYACGIPNLLKGGYSEQVSTGVDVYSIQQPLGVVAGITPFNFPAMVPLWMLCNALACGNAFILKPSEKDPSSAMFLAELFRDAGLPDGVLSVVHGDKEAVDAILNHPGIAAVSFVGSTPIARYIYETGTKNGKRVQALGGAKNHMLVLPDADIGMAADAAVSAAYGSAGERCMAISVLVAVGGAGDQLIQAIQERIPALKIGPGDVAGNEMGPLITREHRDRVAGYIQSAQEQGATVVVDGREAQFDGDGFFLGVSLLDHVKPGMAAYDDEIFGPVLCVVRADTYAEGLELINSNEFGNGTAIFTRDGGAARQFQFDVEVGMVGVNVPIPVPVAYYSFGGWKASLFGDTHMYGPEGVKFYTRSKVITSRWPDPASSKVDLGFPQTR, encoded by the coding sequence ATGACTGCAACCGCCGAACCTTCAAGCACCGTCCAGACCCTCACCCACTGGCTGAACAATGCCCCCGCCGCCGGGCAGTCGGGCCGCACCGCACCTGTGTACAACCCAGCCACCGGGCAGGTACAGGCGCAGGTGCCGCTCGCCAGTGCCGCCGAACTCGATGCCGCCGTGCAGATCGCCACCGCTGCGGCCAAAAAGTGGCGTGCCACGGCGCTGGGCAAGCGCTCCGAGGTCATCTTCAAGTTCCGCGAACTGCTGGTGGCCCGCAAAGACGAACTGGCCCGCATCATCACCCGCGAGCACGGCAAGGTGCATTCCGACGCGCTGGGCGAAATTGCACGCGGCATCGAGAACGTGGAATATGCGTGCGGCATTCCCAATCTGCTGAAGGGCGGCTACTCCGAGCAGGTCAGCACGGGCGTGGACGTGTACAGCATCCAGCAGCCGCTGGGCGTGGTGGCGGGGATCACGCCGTTCAACTTTCCGGCGATGGTGCCGCTGTGGATGCTGTGCAATGCGCTGGCCTGCGGCAATGCTTTCATTCTCAAGCCCAGCGAGAAAGACCCATCTTCCGCGATGTTTCTGGCCGAACTGTTCAGGGATGCGGGCCTGCCCGACGGTGTGCTGAGCGTGGTTCACGGCGATAAGGAAGCGGTGGATGCCATCCTGAACCATCCCGGCATCGCTGCGGTCAGCTTTGTGGGCAGCACGCCGATTGCCCGCTACATCTACGAAACGGGTACAAAGAACGGCAAGCGCGTGCAGGCGCTGGGTGGAGCCAAAAACCACATGCTGGTGCTGCCCGACGCCGATATCGGCATGGCCGCCGATGCCGCCGTGAGTGCCGCCTACGGTTCGGCGGGCGAGCGCTGCATGGCGATCAGCGTGCTGGTGGCGGTGGGCGGGGCGGGCGATCAGCTGATTCAAGCCATTCAGGAGCGCATTCCGGCCCTGAAAATCGGCCCCGGCGACGTGGCAGGCAACGAAATGGGGCCACTGATTACCCGTGAGCACCGTGACAGGGTGGCGGGCTACATCCAGTCAGCGCAGGAACAGGGCGCAACAGTGGTCGTGGACGGGCGCGAAGCTCAGTTTGACGGCGACGGCTTCTTCCTCGGCGTGTCGCTGCTCGACCACGTGAAGCCCGGAATGGCCGCCTACGACGACGAAATCTTCGGCCCGGTGCTGTGCGTGGTGCGGGCCGACACCTACGCCGAGGGGCTGGAACTCATCAACAGCAACGAGTTCGGCAACGGCACCGCCATCTTTACCCGCGACGGCGGCGCGGCCCGCCAGTTTCAGTTCGATGTGGAAGTGGGCATGGTGGGCGTGAACGTGCCGATTCCCGTGCCAGTCGCGTATTACTCTTTTGGCGGCTGGAAGGCCAGTCTGTTTGGCGACACGCACATGTACGGCCCGGAAGGAGTCAAGTTCTACACCCGCAGCAAGGTGATTACTTCGCGCTGGCCCGATCCGGCGAGCAGCAAAGTCGATCTGGGCTTTCCGCAGACGCGCTGA
- a CDS encoding hydantoinase/carbamoylase family amidase yields MLEPQRTVSELKALRQLTGDDNGAQRVAFTEKWVAARDFLKARLAQLPVEVHTDPAGNLWATLKGDSERELLIGGHLDSVPNGGWLDGCLNVLAGLEVLRRLNTQYSGKPPVTVRLVDWADEEGARFGRSLYGSSAASGHFDVAQMAKLHDRDGVSLADALKQVGVTLEDAPQAQAELKNAAAYLELHIEQGPVLEGMGLPLGAVLGTVGVERHTITFHGQAAHAGSTPMNVRRDAFLAAGRFGQEIYTIAERHGGVCTIGSVKTLPGIVTSVVETCEITLDQRHLNAEKLAAMWQDAQDAATRLAEEGGCTVSFGYLWNIEPILFNSDLIDACEAAILEVTPTAHRLPSGPLHDAAEVARAGIPTEMLFVQSLRGISHNKIEDTLEEHIELCVVALDKLTDRAIGWIGEERT; encoded by the coding sequence ATGCTCGAACCACAGCGCACCGTAAGCGAACTCAAGGCCCTGCGCCAACTGACCGGCGACGACAACGGCGCTCAGCGGGTGGCCTTTACCGAGAAATGGGTGGCCGCCCGCGACTTTTTAAAAGCGCGGCTGGCCCAACTTCCGGTCGAGGTGCATACCGATCCGGCGGGGAATCTGTGGGCAACACTGAAAGGCGACTCAGAGCGGGAGCTGCTGATCGGTGGGCACCTCGACAGTGTGCCCAACGGTGGTTGGCTCGACGGCTGCCTGAACGTGCTGGCGGGGCTGGAAGTGCTGCGCCGCCTGAACACGCAGTACAGCGGCAAACCTCCCGTGACGGTGCGCCTCGTGGACTGGGCCGACGAGGAAGGGGCACGCTTTGGCCGCAGCCTGTACGGATCGAGCGCGGCCAGCGGGCATTTCGACGTGGCGCAGATGGCGAAACTGCATGACCGCGACGGCGTTTCGCTGGCCGACGCGCTGAAACAGGTGGGCGTGACGCTGGAAGATGCGCCACAGGCTCAGGCCGAGCTGAAAAATGCCGCTGCGTATTTAGAGCTGCACATCGAGCAGGGGCCGGTGCTGGAAGGAATGGGGCTGCCGCTGGGCGCAGTGCTGGGCACGGTGGGTGTGGAGCGGCACACCATCACCTTTCACGGGCAGGCAGCGCACGCGGGCAGCACCCCGATGAACGTTCGCAGAGACGCCTTCTTAGCGGCGGGCCGATTCGGGCAGGAAATCTACACCATTGCCGAGCGTCACGGCGGCGTCTGCACCATCGGCAGCGTCAAAACCCTGCCCGGCATCGTGACCAGCGTGGTCGAAACCTGCGAGATCACGCTCGATCAGCGCCATTTGAACGCCGAAAAACTGGCCGCCATGTGGCAGGACGCGCAGGACGCCGCCACCCGTTTGGCCGAGGAAGGCGGCTGCACCGTCTCGTTTGGCTACCTGTGGAATATCGAGCCGATTCTCTTCAACAGCGACCTGATCGACGCCTGCGAAGCTGCCATTTTGGAAGTTACGCCCACCGCCCACCGCCTGCCCAGCGGCCCGCTGCACGACGCCGCAGAGGTGGCCCGCGCCGGGATTCCGACAGAAATGCTGTTTGTGCAGAGTCTGCGCGGCATCAGCCATAACAAGATCGAAGACACGCTGGAAGAACATATTGAGCTGTGCGTGGTGGCGCTGGATAAGCTGACAGACAGGGCAATTGGGTGGATTGGAGAAGAGAGAACATGA
- a CDS encoding DUF3060 domain-containing protein, with protein sequence MNLRTSRMAALLGTLLGGTFLSLGSAQVVTMTLPGMGQMMSGTDGQRTLTCNNDAVTLSGSNNQLTLKGSCTQVVVNGNKNVVKVATVGQIVVHGNQNTVSWSRSLKGTAPVVKQSGSGNKVGKQ encoded by the coding sequence ATGAATCTGAGAACATCGCGAATGGCTGCACTGCTGGGAACCCTGCTGGGTGGAACTTTTCTGAGTCTGGGCAGTGCTCAGGTCGTGACCATGACCCTGCCGGGCATGGGGCAGATGATGAGCGGCACCGATGGGCAGCGCACCCTGACCTGTAATAACGACGCCGTGACCCTGAGCGGCAGCAACAACCAACTGACGCTGAAAGGATCGTGTACGCAGGTCGTGGTGAACGGCAACAAGAATGTCGTGAAGGTGGCGACGGTGGGGCAGATCGTGGTGCACGGCAATCAGAACACCGTGAGCTGGAGCAGGTCGCTGAAGGGCACAGCCCCGGTGGTCAAGCAGTCGGGCAGCGGCAACAAGGTCGGCAAGCAGTAG
- a CDS encoding PucR family transcriptional regulator, which produces MLPTLADLLTLPAFAGAEVLSGQGQLGQPITWVHVSEIADAARFLSGGELLLSTGKPLVDATDAEAALYLRSLAEGGAHGLALELVRELRGLPPALLAAAHAADFPLIVFRQEVSFAQLTRAAHARILRPPASAQAPSLAPLLDALSETGRSAGFMQAHLGAVLALPPRPRATLLGTLGTLLGSNFNVAESARRLGVRRQTVYYRLEQLRAMLGDLDDPRRQLALQLALEIATASGSAEDTLS; this is translated from the coding sequence ATGCTCCCCACCCTCGCTGATCTGCTCACGCTTCCGGCCTTCGCGGGCGCGGAAGTTTTGAGCGGTCAGGGGCAGTTGGGGCAGCCGATCACCTGGGTGCATGTCTCGGAAATTGCCGACGCCGCCCGCTTTCTGAGTGGGGGAGAGCTGCTGCTGAGTACCGGAAAGCCGTTGGTAGACGCAACCGACGCCGAAGCCGCCCTGTATCTGCGCTCGCTGGCAGAGGGCGGGGCACATGGGCTGGCACTGGAACTGGTGCGCGAGCTGCGGGGCCTGCCCCCGGCGCTGCTGGCGGCGGCCCACGCTGCCGACTTTCCGCTGATCGTGTTCCGGCAGGAGGTCAGTTTTGCCCAGCTCACCCGCGCTGCCCACGCCCGCATTCTCAGGCCGCCCGCGTCGGCGCAGGCACCGAGTCTTGCGCCGCTGCTCGACGCCCTGAGCGAAACGGGCCGCAGCGCGGGTTTTATGCAGGCGCATCTGGGCGCGGTGCTGGCGCTGCCGCCGCGTCCACGCGCCACGCTGCTGGGCACGCTGGGCACGCTGCTGGGCAGCAATTTCAATGTGGCAGAGTCGGCGCGGCGGCTGGGGGTGCGGCGGCAGACCGTGTATTACCGCCTGGAGCAGCTCCGGGCCATGCTGGGCGATCTGGACGATCCCCGGCGGCAACTGGCTCTGCAACTGGCGCTGGAAATCGCCACTGCCTCCGGTTCGGCGGAAGACACGCTGTCCTGA